One genomic region from Jiangella sp. DSM 45060 encodes:
- a CDS encoding DUF2264 domain-containing protein, whose protein sequence is MTSPLDGNPLSGRDDLQRAVRDLWAPVAARLSPGRARARLGHTAAMFPDVAAELEGFARPLWGLAPLAAGGGEVDWAPIRAGLAAGADPAHPEYWRPPGHRDQRLVEMAAIGVALALVPDRVWTPLPQLARAGLAGWLSEINRVDVVDNNWLFFRVLVNVGLERVGAPGYDPDAETAALNRLETFYLRDGWYQDGPTGRCDYYVPWAMHYYGLLYARLAGHRDPARADRFRDRAARFAREHVHWFADDGAAVPYGRSLTYRFAQHAFWGALAYADVEALSWGVVKGLLLRGLRWWAGRPIADNAGVLTIGYGRPNLIMAEGYNSPGSPYWAMKAFLPLALPGDHPFWRAEEAPLPELDAVTTQPAPGMVHCRSDGHVFTLAAGQPGARFRHGGEKYAKFAYSTAFGFSVPGGGHGLAERAADSMLALSDDDVHWRARADPDETRVGDGVVWSRWTPWPDVEVDTWLLPWLPWHVRVHRLSTSRTLFSAEGGWAVGRDDDAPQAAPDGPGAAAASGPGGASGLRDLLGGRDGVTVLTGPNTNLLEPRAVLPTLRGRHDPGEHWLVCAVLGTTRPDTWAASWTRPPTLDRLRAVLPAEVDLPEVITS, encoded by the coding sequence GTGACCTCTCCGCTCGACGGCAATCCGCTGTCCGGCCGGGACGACCTGCAGCGGGCGGTGCGGGACCTGTGGGCTCCCGTCGCCGCCCGGCTCAGCCCCGGCCGGGCGCGGGCCCGCCTGGGCCACACCGCCGCCATGTTCCCCGACGTCGCGGCCGAGCTGGAGGGGTTCGCCCGGCCGCTCTGGGGACTCGCGCCGCTGGCCGCCGGCGGCGGTGAGGTGGACTGGGCGCCGATCCGCGCCGGCCTGGCCGCCGGCGCCGACCCGGCCCATCCGGAGTACTGGCGCCCGCCCGGCCACCGCGACCAGCGGCTGGTCGAGATGGCCGCGATCGGCGTCGCGCTCGCGCTGGTCCCGGACCGCGTCTGGACCCCGCTGCCGCAACTGGCGCGGGCCGGGCTGGCCGGCTGGCTGTCCGAGATCAACCGGGTCGACGTGGTCGACAACAACTGGCTGTTCTTCCGCGTCCTCGTCAACGTCGGGCTGGAGCGCGTGGGCGCGCCCGGGTACGACCCGGACGCCGAGACCGCCGCCCTGAACCGGCTCGAGACGTTCTACCTGCGCGACGGCTGGTACCAGGACGGGCCCACCGGCCGGTGCGACTACTACGTCCCGTGGGCCATGCACTACTACGGCCTGCTGTACGCGCGGCTGGCCGGCCACCGCGACCCCGCCCGCGCGGACCGGTTCCGCGACCGCGCGGCCCGGTTCGCGCGCGAGCACGTGCACTGGTTCGCCGATGACGGCGCGGCGGTGCCGTACGGGCGCAGCCTCACCTACAGGTTCGCCCAGCACGCGTTCTGGGGCGCGCTCGCGTACGCGGACGTCGAGGCGTTGTCGTGGGGAGTGGTCAAGGGCCTGCTGCTGCGCGGCCTGCGCTGGTGGGCGGGCCGGCCGATCGCCGACAACGCCGGTGTGCTGACCATCGGGTACGGCCGGCCGAACCTCATCATGGCCGAGGGCTACAACTCGCCCGGGTCGCCGTACTGGGCGATGAAGGCGTTCCTGCCGCTCGCCCTTCCTGGCGACCACCCGTTCTGGCGGGCCGAGGAGGCGCCGCTGCCGGAGCTGGACGCCGTCACCACCCAGCCGGCGCCCGGCATGGTGCACTGCCGATCGGACGGGCACGTGTTCACGCTGGCGGCCGGGCAGCCCGGGGCGCGGTTCCGGCACGGCGGCGAGAAGTACGCCAAGTTCGCCTACTCGACGGCGTTCGGGTTCAGCGTGCCGGGCGGCGGGCACGGGCTGGCCGAGCGCGCCGCCGACTCCATGCTCGCGCTCAGCGACGACGACGTGCACTGGCGGGCCCGCGCCGACCCGGACGAGACCCGGGTCGGCGACGGCGTGGTGTGGTCGCGCTGGACGCCGTGGCCGGACGTCGAGGTCGACACCTGGCTGCTGCCGTGGCTGCCCTGGCACGTGCGGGTGCACCGCCTCAGCACCTCGCGGACGCTGTTCAGCGCGGAGGGCGGCTGGGCCGTCGGCCGCGACGACGACGCGCCGCAGGCCGCGCCGGACGGTCCCGGCGCGGCCGCGGCGTCCGGCCCGGGCGGCGCCAGCGGACTGCGCGACCTGCTCGGCGGCAGGGACGGCGTCACCGTCCTGACCGGCCCGAACACCAACCTGCTGGAGCCGCGGGCGGTGCTGCCTACGCTGCGCGGACGGCACGACCCGGGCGAGCACTGGCTGGTGTGCGCGGTGCTCGGCACCACCCGGCCGGACACCTGGGCGGCATCCTGGACCCGTCCGCCGACCCTGGACCGGCTGCGCGCCGTGCTGCCGGCCGAGGTCGACCTCCCGGAGGTGATCACGTCGTGA
- a CDS encoding alkaline phosphatase → MAESLTRRRLLGAAGATGAWLAWAAAGNSAHAVWAKPRFTVNPFTLGVASGEPTPDGMVLWTRLAPDPLAADGAGGMPAQVVQVQWQVATDPAFGYVVAAGTTPATPELGHSVHAEVTGLAADREYYYRFRVGADTSAVGRTRTTPVTPGGSRLTFALACCQNYAAGYYTAYEHLAQQDIDLVVFVGDYIYEGPGQGSIGRAHQPPREIFTLADYRIRYAQYKSDPALQAAHARAPWLVVFDDHEVDNDWAGDQPSDGQTVEDFLRRRAAAFQAYYESMPLRPFSAPVGDDIQVYRRATWGGLATFHIVDTRQYRDPYACGGAEFSTCPEAFDPARTMLGFAQETWLADGFRQSRTSWDFVAQQGAFVRRWVDQNGVLMLKMDAWDGYVGSQQRVTQAWVDAGVRNPVVLSGDIHAHWASDLKLDYDTPGAPLVGSELIATSISSGGTGRDHVPGVHPIFADNPHLRFYTDLRGYITVTVTPDRLQADYQCVRDVMVPDAEVFRRASFVIDDGVRGLRQTYDGPPAAAPARELTEAERRAAIDALIASETGDEQEGV, encoded by the coding sequence ATGGCCGAATCCCTCACCCGACGCCGGTTACTCGGAGCGGCCGGCGCCACTGGCGCCTGGCTGGCCTGGGCTGCAGCCGGCAACTCCGCCCACGCCGTCTGGGCGAAGCCGCGTTTCACCGTCAACCCGTTCACGCTCGGCGTCGCCTCCGGCGAGCCCACCCCCGACGGCATGGTCCTGTGGACCAGGCTGGCGCCGGACCCGCTGGCCGCCGACGGCGCCGGCGGCATGCCCGCCCAGGTCGTGCAGGTGCAGTGGCAAGTGGCGACGGACCCGGCGTTCGGCTACGTCGTCGCCGCCGGCACCACGCCCGCGACGCCGGAGCTGGGGCACTCCGTCCACGCCGAGGTGACCGGGCTGGCCGCCGACCGCGAGTACTACTACCGGTTCCGCGTCGGCGCCGACACCAGCGCCGTCGGCCGCACCCGGACCACCCCCGTCACGCCGGGCGGCAGCCGGCTGACGTTCGCGCTGGCCTGCTGCCAGAACTACGCGGCCGGCTACTACACCGCGTACGAGCACCTCGCGCAGCAGGACATCGACCTGGTGGTGTTCGTCGGCGACTACATCTACGAGGGCCCCGGCCAGGGCTCGATCGGCCGGGCGCACCAGCCGCCGCGGGAGATCTTCACGCTGGCCGACTACCGGATCCGCTACGCCCAGTACAAGTCCGACCCCGCCCTGCAGGCGGCGCACGCCCGGGCGCCCTGGCTGGTCGTGTTCGACGATCACGAGGTCGACAACGACTGGGCCGGCGACCAGCCCAGCGACGGCCAGACGGTCGAGGACTTCCTGCGGCGGCGCGCGGCGGCGTTCCAGGCGTACTACGAGTCGATGCCGCTGCGCCCGTTCTCGGCGCCGGTGGGCGACGACATCCAGGTGTACCGGCGGGCCACGTGGGGCGGGCTCGCGACGTTCCACATCGTCGACACCCGGCAGTACCGCGACCCGTACGCCTGCGGCGGCGCCGAGTTCTCCACGTGCCCGGAGGCGTTCGACCCGGCCCGCACCATGCTCGGGTTCGCGCAGGAGACATGGCTGGCCGACGGGTTCCGGCAGTCGCGGACCAGCTGGGACTTCGTCGCCCAGCAGGGCGCGTTCGTCCGGCGGTGGGTGGACCAGAACGGCGTGCTGATGCTGAAGATGGACGCCTGGGACGGCTACGTCGGCTCCCAGCAGCGGGTGACGCAGGCCTGGGTCGACGCCGGCGTCCGCAACCCGGTGGTGCTGTCGGGCGACATCCACGCGCACTGGGCCTCGGACCTGAAGCTCGACTACGACACCCCCGGCGCCCCGCTGGTGGGCTCGGAGCTGATCGCGACGTCCATCTCGTCGGGCGGCACCGGCCGCGACCACGTCCCCGGCGTGCACCCCATCTTCGCCGACAACCCGCACCTGCGCTTCTACACCGACCTGCGCGGCTACATCACCGTCACGGTGACGCCGGACCGGCTGCAGGCCGACTACCAGTGCGTCCGCGACGTCATGGTCCCCGATGCCGAGGTGTTCCGGCGCGCGTCGTTCGTCATCGACGACGGCGTGCGCGGGCTGCGCCAGACCTACGACGGGCCGCCCGCCGCGGCGCCGGCCCGCGAGCTCACCGAGGCCGAGCGGCGCGCGGCCATCGACGCGCTGATCGCGTCGGAGACCGGCGACGAGCAGGAGGGCGTGTGA
- a CDS encoding ABC transporter ATP-binding protein has protein sequence MSRSDVLLDVQGLKTHFATDDGVVRAVDGVDLSLARGRTTCLVGESGCGKSITARSILQLVDPPGRITAGHVWWHGDPGAAEPADLAALDPRGERMRSMRGADISMIFQEPMAAMSPMYTVGEQLVEAIQLHLPLSRREATEKAVHLLGRVGIPRPEQRMHAYSFQLSGGMCQRVMIAMALACEPSLLIADEPTTALDVTTQARILDLLAELQADTGMAMLFITHDLGVVAEIADDVAVMYLGQVVEEGSVTEVFDHPRHPYTQALIASVPRLGSRGGRTSRLAAIEGIVPHPLLRPAGCSFHPRCHAPVGDACEELTPELHEVDGGPAARCHWYDDAVRPEGRTLPLIPAAPAVAAAPPAPVARDEAAPVLEVRDLTVHYPVKRGLLNRTVGHVRAVDGVGLTIAAGETLGLVGESGCGKTTLGRAVVRALAPTSGQIVYHGDKGAVDLAGLSDSALRAYRGQVRMIFQDPFSALNPRMTLLQLLAEPFRNPAVRRDRVDSETEQRVADMLVRVGLRPEYMRRYPHAFSGGQRQRVNIARALITRPRLVVADEAVSALDVSVRAQILNLLADLRDEYDLTYLFISHDLSVVEHLCDRVAVMYLGRIVETTTTDRLFDAPQHPYTEALLSAVPVADPHRRGGRTTRLSDELPDPAAPPPGCAFHTRCPHVRAERCGTEVPQLRGIAPGHDVACHHAEALELRGVRHPISSPS, from the coding sequence GTGAGCCGATCCGATGTCCTGCTGGACGTGCAGGGACTGAAGACCCACTTCGCGACCGACGACGGCGTCGTCCGGGCGGTCGACGGGGTGGACCTCAGCCTCGCCCGCGGCCGCACGACCTGCCTCGTCGGCGAGTCGGGGTGCGGGAAGTCGATCACCGCGCGGTCCATCCTGCAGTTGGTCGACCCGCCGGGACGGATCACCGCGGGCCACGTCTGGTGGCACGGCGACCCCGGCGCGGCGGAGCCGGCCGACCTCGCCGCACTGGACCCGCGCGGCGAGCGGATGCGGTCGATGCGCGGCGCCGACATCTCGATGATCTTCCAGGAGCCGATGGCCGCGATGTCGCCGATGTACACCGTCGGCGAGCAGCTGGTCGAGGCGATCCAGCTGCACCTGCCGCTGTCGCGCCGCGAGGCCACCGAGAAGGCGGTGCACCTGCTCGGCCGGGTCGGCATCCCGCGGCCGGAGCAGCGGATGCATGCCTACTCGTTCCAGCTCTCCGGCGGCATGTGCCAGCGGGTCATGATCGCCATGGCGCTGGCCTGCGAGCCGTCGCTGCTGATCGCGGACGAGCCGACCACCGCCCTGGACGTCACGACGCAGGCCCGCATCCTCGACCTGCTGGCCGAGCTGCAGGCCGACACCGGCATGGCGATGCTGTTCATCACCCACGACCTCGGCGTGGTCGCGGAGATCGCCGACGACGTCGCCGTCATGTACCTCGGCCAGGTGGTCGAGGAGGGGTCGGTCACCGAGGTGTTCGACCACCCCCGCCACCCCTACACGCAGGCGCTGATCGCGTCGGTCCCGCGCCTGGGCAGCCGGGGCGGTCGGACGTCGCGGCTGGCCGCCATCGAGGGGATCGTCCCGCACCCGCTGCTGCGCCCGGCCGGCTGCTCGTTCCACCCGCGCTGCCACGCGCCGGTCGGCGACGCCTGCGAGGAGCTGACGCCCGAGCTGCACGAGGTGGACGGCGGGCCGGCGGCGCGCTGCCACTGGTACGACGACGCCGTGCGGCCGGAGGGGCGGACGCTGCCGCTGATCCCGGCCGCGCCCGCCGTCGCCGCCGCTCCCCCGGCGCCGGTCGCGCGCGACGAGGCGGCGCCGGTGCTCGAGGTGCGCGACCTCACCGTGCACTACCCGGTGAAGCGCGGCCTGCTCAACCGCACCGTCGGGCACGTCCGCGCCGTCGACGGGGTGGGCCTCACCATCGCGGCCGGCGAGACGCTGGGCCTGGTCGGCGAGTCCGGCTGTGGCAAGACCACGCTGGGCCGGGCGGTCGTGCGGGCGCTCGCGCCGACGTCCGGGCAGATCGTGTACCACGGCGACAAGGGCGCGGTGGACCTCGCCGGGCTGTCCGACTCCGCGCTGCGCGCCTACCGCGGCCAGGTCCGGATGATCTTCCAGGACCCGTTCAGCGCGCTGAACCCGCGCATGACGTTGCTCCAGCTGCTGGCCGAGCCGTTCCGCAACCCGGCGGTGCGCCGCGACCGCGTCGACTCCGAGACCGAGCAGCGGGTGGCCGACATGCTGGTCCGCGTCGGGCTGCGCCCGGAATACATGCGCCGCTACCCGCACGCGTTCTCCGGCGGGCAGCGGCAGCGGGTGAACATCGCGCGGGCGCTGATCACCCGGCCCCGGCTGGTGGTCGCCGACGAGGCGGTGTCGGCGCTCGACGTGTCGGTGCGCGCGCAGATCCTCAACCTGCTCGCCGACCTGCGCGACGAGTACGACCTCACCTACCTGTTCATCAGCCACGACCTGTCGGTCGTGGAGCACCTGTGCGACCGCGTCGCGGTGATGTACCTCGGCCGGATCGTCGAGACCACGACGACCGACCGGCTGTTCGACGCGCCGCAGCACCCGTACACCGAGGCGCTGCTCTCGGCGGTGCCGGTCGCCGACCCGCACCGCCGCGGCGGCCGGACGACGCGGCTGTCCGACGAGCTGCCCGACCCGGCCGCTCCCCCGCCCGGCTGCGCGTTCCACACCCGGTGCCCGCACGTGCGCGCCGAGCGCTGCGGCACCGAGGTCCCGCAGTTGCGCGGCATCGCGCCGGGCCACGACGTCGCCTGTCACCACGCCGAGGCCCTGGAGCTGCGCGGCGTGCGCCACCCGATCTCGTCGCCGAGCTGA
- a CDS encoding ABC transporter permease, translating to MSRPTEVDPTTPDADLAVASQRTLVWRALRRHKLAMAGLVVTCLLYLVAVFADFLAPYDPSDINADYAYAPPQQLHVVDTSDGWDWGLYVNGYEQTRDPETLALTFRENPDEKIPVRFFARGPEYELFGLISTDIHLLGPADPDGPPMYLLGASRTGHDQLSRILHGTRVSMSIGLVGLAMAFALGVVLGGASGYFGGKVDAVIQRLVEFFMSVPAIPLWLGLAAALPRDWGSLQRYLAITVILSIINWTDLARVVRGRFLALRGEDFVTAAYLDGISRPRIIGRHLLPSFASHLIAAMTLSIPAMILAETSLSFLGLGLRPPTVSWGVLLSDVDVRALETAPWLLLPGLAVVVAVLSINFLGDGLRDAADPYQS from the coding sequence GTGAGCCGACCAACCGAGGTGGACCCGACGACGCCCGACGCCGACCTCGCCGTCGCGTCGCAGCGCACCCTGGTGTGGCGGGCGCTGCGCCGGCACAAGCTGGCGATGGCCGGGCTCGTGGTCACCTGCCTGCTGTACCTGGTGGCCGTGTTCGCCGACTTCCTGGCGCCCTACGACCCCAGCGACATCAACGCCGACTACGCCTACGCGCCGCCGCAGCAGTTGCACGTCGTCGACACCTCCGACGGCTGGGACTGGGGCCTGTACGTCAACGGCTACGAGCAGACCCGCGACCCGGAGACGCTGGCGCTGACGTTCCGCGAGAACCCGGACGAGAAGATCCCGGTGCGCTTCTTCGCCCGCGGGCCGGAGTACGAATTGTTCGGGCTGATCAGCACGGACATCCACCTGCTCGGCCCGGCCGACCCGGACGGACCGCCGATGTACCTGCTCGGCGCCAGCCGCACCGGCCACGACCAGCTGTCGCGGATCCTGCACGGCACCCGCGTCTCGATGTCGATCGGCCTGGTCGGGCTCGCCATGGCGTTCGCCCTCGGCGTGGTGCTCGGCGGTGCCTCCGGCTACTTCGGCGGCAAGGTCGACGCCGTCATCCAGCGGCTGGTCGAGTTCTTCATGTCGGTGCCGGCGATCCCGCTGTGGCTGGGCCTGGCGGCGGCGCTGCCACGCGACTGGGGATCGTTGCAGCGCTACCTGGCCATCACGGTGATCCTGTCGATCATCAACTGGACGGACCTCGCCCGGGTCGTGCGCGGACGGTTCCTGGCGCTGCGCGGCGAGGACTTCGTGACAGCGGCCTACCTCGACGGCATCAGCCGGCCGCGGATCATCGGCCGGCACCTGCTGCCGTCGTTCGCCAGTCACCTGATCGCGGCGATGACGCTGTCCATCCCGGCGATGATCCTGGCCGAGACGTCGCTGTCGTTCCTGGGCCTGGGGCTGAGACCGCCGACGGTGAGCTGGGGCGTCCTGCTCAGCGACGTCGACGTGCGGGCGCTGGAGACGGCGCCGTGGCTGCTGCTGCCCGGGCTGGCCGTGGTCGTCGCCGTCCTGTCGATCAACTTCCTCGGCGACGGCTTGCGCGACGCCGCCGACCCCTATCAGTCATGA
- a CDS encoding ABC transporter permease produces MIPTLVLISIVTFTIIQLPPGDFLTTYVTNLSAQGETVDPAEVAALRARYGLDEPLPAQYLTWIWGIVSDGDFGRSFEWNRPVAEMISDRLPLTIVFMAATVVFTWIIAFPIGLYSAIRQYSITDYVATTIGFLGLAIPNFLLALALMWVGLNVFGQDSVGGLFSPEYKDAAWNLGKVLDLMGHLWVPMVVLGTAGTAGLIRILRANLLDELRKPYVTAARARGMPERRLLLRYPMRVALNPFVSTIGWVLPVLIGGEVIVSSVLSLETTGPLLLSSLQSQDMYLAGSIILLVSVMTVIGTLISDLLLAWLDPRIRHRMA; encoded by the coding sequence ATGATCCCGACGCTGGTGCTGATCTCGATCGTGACGTTCACGATCATCCAGCTGCCGCCCGGCGACTTCCTGACCACCTACGTCACGAACCTCAGCGCGCAGGGCGAGACGGTCGACCCGGCCGAGGTGGCGGCGCTGCGGGCACGGTACGGGCTGGACGAGCCGCTGCCGGCGCAGTACCTCACCTGGATCTGGGGCATCGTCTCCGACGGCGACTTCGGCCGCTCGTTCGAGTGGAACCGGCCGGTGGCGGAGATGATCTCCGACCGGCTGCCGCTGACCATCGTGTTCATGGCCGCGACCGTGGTCTTCACCTGGATCATCGCGTTCCCGATCGGCCTGTACTCGGCGATCCGGCAGTACTCGATCACCGACTACGTCGCGACCACCATCGGCTTCCTCGGCCTGGCGATCCCGAACTTCCTGCTCGCGCTGGCGCTGATGTGGGTGGGCCTGAACGTGTTCGGGCAGGACTCCGTCGGCGGGCTGTTCTCACCGGAGTACAAGGACGCCGCCTGGAACCTGGGCAAGGTGCTGGACCTCATGGGGCATCTCTGGGTGCCGATGGTGGTGCTCGGCACCGCCGGCACGGCCGGCCTGATCCGCATCCTGCGCGCCAACCTGCTCGACGAGCTGCGCAAACCGTACGTGACGGCGGCCCGGGCGCGCGGCATGCCGGAGCGGCGGCTGCTGCTGCGGTACCCGATGCGGGTGGCGCTGAACCCGTTCGTGTCGACGATCGGCTGGGTGCTCCCGGTGCTGATCGGCGGCGAGGTGATCGTGTCGTCGGTGCTCTCGCTGGAGACCACCGGGCCGCTGCTGCTGTCGTCGCTGCAGAGCCAGGACATGTACCTGGCCGGCTCGATCATCCTGCTGGTCAGCGTCATGACCGTGATCGGCACGCTGATCTCCGACCTGTTGCTGGCCTGGCTGGATCCGCGGATCCGGCACCGGATGGCCTGA